In the genome of Eggerthella sp. YY7918, one region contains:
- a CDS encoding AAA family ATPase: MPSILTRPFSLLANPTIHCHRLPDGQPHVHPKVCTKSHPGHRVIAICGKGGVGKTAFSALATHALLHRADTGRLLVVDADPAFGLALALGLETDRTIAHVRERLLAAARGTSQEAEQEIAQNLDYLIFESLIETDEFAFLAMGRSQDLGCYCSVNDLLRDAMEVLAQEFDTVLIDGEAGLEQINRQVVASVDDLIIVTDGSLRGQRTVDSVVAMAQEHALVPNDRIYVVLNCQDKDTANAYDTTQIPRLLGSIPADSELAAFDRAGTSLLTLPSDNPASHAVQHIIDHLVG; encoded by the coding sequence ATGCCTAGCATCCTAACGCGTCCTTTTAGTCTTCTTGCAAATCCGACAATACATTGCCATCGGCTTCCCGACGGCCAACCCCACGTGCACCCCAAGGTTTGCACCAAAAGCCATCCGGGACATCGGGTGATTGCGATTTGCGGTAAGGGAGGCGTCGGCAAAACGGCCTTCAGCGCACTCGCGACACATGCGCTACTTCACCGAGCGGACACAGGCAGGTTACTCGTGGTAGATGCCGACCCCGCTTTTGGATTGGCGTTAGCGCTGGGCCTAGAAACCGACCGAACCATCGCCCATGTCCGAGAGCGTTTGCTTGCGGCCGCACGCGGTACCAGTCAGGAAGCCGAACAGGAAATAGCGCAGAATCTCGACTACCTCATATTCGAATCGCTCATAGAAACCGATGAGTTTGCCTTCCTCGCCATGGGGCGCAGCCAGGATTTGGGCTGTTACTGCTCAGTCAACGACCTTTTGCGCGATGCGATGGAAGTTCTCGCGCAGGAATTCGACACCGTCCTTATCGATGGCGAAGCAGGACTCGAACAAATCAATCGCCAGGTGGTGGCTTCGGTCGATGATCTCATTATCGTAACGGATGGGTCGTTGCGGGGGCAGCGGACCGTTGACTCGGTCGTGGCTATGGCGCAGGAACACGCTCTGGTGCCGAATGATCGCATATACGTGGTTCTTAACTGTCAGGACAAAGATACCGCAAACGCCTATGACACAACGCAGATACCACGACTTTTGGGCTCCATTCCCGCAGACAGCGAGCTTGCCGCTTTCGACCGCGCAGGCACGTCGCTTCTTACGCTTCCGTCGGACAACCCAGCTTCACACGCGGTGCAGCACATCATCGACCATCTGGTCGGGTAG
- a CDS encoding DnaJ domain-containing protein, giving the protein MTEDPYDVLGVSRSASLDEVKKAYRKKARENHPDLNPNDPDAAERMNKINEAYDRIVNPEKYAASDRRAAAASGADPTAQGYGYGYGTGSPYGTDGPYGWTVIDFDDLFGFGGMGHQPIHPEASAGDNPQMRAAVDAMNAGRYRYAVELLDAVATGSRTARWYYLSALANDGAGNALLALEYIRRAVEMEPGNLDYQRAHQRFQQVGQAYQQESESRGFSMGIDPMVLCCGIWCVGPALCRFCFPVGL; this is encoded by the coding sequence TTGGGCGTGAGCCGCAGCGCATCGTTGGATGAGGTGAAGAAAGCGTACCGAAAAAAGGCGCGCGAGAATCATCCCGACCTTAATCCGAACGATCCGGATGCTGCCGAGCGTATGAACAAGATCAACGAAGCGTATGATCGTATCGTGAATCCCGAGAAGTATGCGGCAAGCGACCGACGTGCGGCGGCGGCAAGCGGTGCGGACCCCACCGCGCAGGGATACGGGTATGGCTACGGTACCGGAAGCCCCTACGGAACCGATGGGCCGTATGGCTGGACGGTCATCGACTTCGATGACCTATTCGGTTTCGGCGGTATGGGCCATCAGCCCATCCATCCGGAGGCATCCGCGGGCGACAACCCTCAGATGCGTGCCGCCGTGGATGCCATGAATGCAGGGCGCTATCGGTATGCCGTCGAGCTGCTGGACGCCGTCGCGACAGGTTCTCGCACGGCACGCTGGTACTACCTAAGCGCGCTTGCCAATGACGGTGCGGGCAATGCTCTTTTGGCGCTCGAGTACATTAGACGTGCAGTCGAAATGGAGCCGGGCAATCTTGACTATCAACGTGCTCATCAGCGGTTCCAGCAGGTTGGTCAGGCCTATCAGCAAGAGAGCGAATCGCGTGGCTTCAGCATGGGCATCGACCCCATGGTTTTATGCTGCGGTATCTGGTGCGTCGGCCCCGCTCTCTGCCGCTTCTGTTTCCCCGTAGGCTTATAG